A single window of Metallosphaera hakonensis JCM 8857 = DSM 7519 DNA harbors:
- a CDS encoding mandelate racemase/muconate lactonizing enzyme family protein — MHIHIFKLSIPFITDPPSDFLDQWSVQLYVKIEANDTVGWGETGVFGSGIIGAYSSILEDLVIPFLERFRGESPAETETVLEKVMLTAGNCGVVTGAISSIEMGLWDIKAKRLGTSLGDLLGGKIRERVPIYASFPRYRSQKDIVSTALKARERGFRMIKLHQPPSTALDALKEVREKVGYDLKVALDMNAPFDLHSAKKFVDGASKYEVEWIEEPIWPTDDYNSLEKLCEYSSVPIAAGENEYTINGFKRLLGTGISYVQPDIAKIGGVSKFLRILDLASSYSVKVAPHDRPDSSPLSLAYALQISSARSEISTIEYTISDFPHDLFRNLPEVFNGYATVPKGNGIGIEIIEDALKKYSYIQKLRLLAFSDLENRLKEKEQI, encoded by the coding sequence GTGCATATTCATATTTTTAAACTATCTATACCTTTTATTACTGATCCACCTTCTGATTTTTTAGATCAATGGTCTGTTCAATTATACGTTAAGATAGAGGCTAATGATACTGTTGGATGGGGAGAAACTGGCGTATTTGGGAGTGGAATAATAGGAGCATATTCTTCAATACTAGAAGATTTAGTGATCCCGTTCCTAGAAAGATTCCGTGGAGAATCTCCAGCTGAAACGGAGACGGTTCTTGAAAAAGTAATGCTTACGGCTGGAAATTGTGGAGTTGTGACGGGAGCCATTAGCTCAATTGAGATGGGACTATGGGATATTAAAGCTAAGAGACTTGGTACATCATTAGGTGATTTGCTAGGCGGTAAAATAAGAGAAAGAGTTCCAATATACGCCAGCTTTCCTAGGTATAGATCTCAAAAGGATATCGTGTCTACTGCACTGAAAGCGAGGGAGAGAGGATTCAGGATGATAAAGCTACATCAGCCTCCATCGACGGCCTTAGACGCTCTCAAAGAAGTGAGGGAAAAAGTTGGTTATGATCTGAAGGTAGCACTTGATATGAACGCACCATTCGATCTACATAGTGCAAAGAAGTTTGTAGACGGTGCAAGTAAATACGAGGTAGAGTGGATAGAGGAGCCCATATGGCCTACTGATGATTATAACTCGTTGGAAAAACTATGCGAATACTCTTCAGTGCCCATAGCCGCCGGAGAAAACGAGTATACTATAAACGGTTTTAAGAGACTTCTCGGTACAGGAATAAGTTACGTTCAACCCGACATAGCAAAAATAGGTGGAGTTAGTAAGTTCTTAAGGATCTTAGATCTAGCTTCCAGTTACAGCGTAAAGGTAGCTCCACATGACAGACCAGATTCGTCTCCGTTATCACTAGCGTATGCTTTGCAAATATCTTCTGCGAGATCCGAAATTAGTACTATAGAATACACTATTTCCGATTTTCCACATGATTTATTTCGAAATTTACCTGAAGTTTTCAATGGATACGCAACTGTTCCTAAGGGTAACGGTATTGGAATCGAAATTATAGAAGACGCGCTCAAAAAGTATTCTTATATACAAAAGTTGAGGTTACTGGCCTTCAGTGACTTGGAGAATAGATTAAAAGAGAAAGAACAAATTTAA
- a CDS encoding NAD(P)/FAD-dependent oxidoreductase yields the protein MKFLILGGGYAGLTIAHKLRRHLNDEITVISRSRVVRENTIFPLLLTDEVKIEDTEFDAKEALNKKGIDFVEAEVVQIFPESREVKTSSGVFDYDYLFLALGGGYEENFEKIPGHEHAFMHHTLDGFLKLKESLWSSEGDVFVGNAPRSPIEGPSYQVALIAEYILRRRGRKGKVYLTTQSRRGVFGAIPIDGIHEKANSYFEKRGITLLKGKDVTEIKKGRVILNDGNEVYADVISVIPTLSAPKVIRDSGFTGTSGFVEVKLPSFRYGERVFALGDLAQTPFPRTARAAMISAENAVSTILKEIRGINLPMYSLGVLCVMEGGDDGGILRFDTNGKDVKTALAFGKHYVAIKKAYSRLLVKRAFDVPYHGAPEISQNQY from the coding sequence ATGAAATTCTTGATATTAGGAGGAGGATATGCAGGACTCACTATTGCCCACAAGCTAAGGAGACACTTAAATGACGAGATCACCGTTATATCGAGATCGAGAGTAGTTAGGGAGAACACGATTTTCCCCCTTTTACTTACGGATGAAGTCAAGATAGAAGACACGGAGTTTGACGCGAAAGAAGCTCTCAACAAAAAAGGGATAGATTTTGTGGAAGCCGAGGTCGTGCAGATATTTCCCGAGAGTAGGGAGGTAAAGACCAGTTCTGGGGTCTTCGATTACGATTATCTATTTCTGGCTTTGGGTGGAGGATATGAGGAAAACTTCGAGAAAATTCCAGGTCATGAACACGCCTTTATGCATCATACATTGGACGGTTTCCTCAAACTGAAGGAATCTTTGTGGAGTTCTGAGGGTGATGTTTTCGTTGGAAATGCACCAAGAAGTCCCATAGAGGGTCCATCGTATCAGGTAGCCCTCATAGCGGAATATATATTGAGGAGGCGTGGAAGGAAGGGTAAGGTTTATCTCACTACTCAAAGTCGTAGAGGTGTCTTCGGTGCTATCCCTATAGACGGGATCCATGAGAAGGCCAATTCCTATTTCGAGAAAAGGGGTATAACACTACTTAAGGGTAAGGATGTAACGGAAATAAAAAAGGGGAGAGTGATCTTAAATGACGGTAATGAAGTCTATGCAGATGTAATCTCGGTTATTCCTACTTTGTCTGCCCCTAAGGTTATTAGGGACTCAGGTTTCACGGGAACCTCAGGCTTTGTGGAGGTGAAATTGCCCAGTTTCAGATATGGCGAGAGAGTTTTCGCATTGGGTGATTTGGCTCAGACGCCATTTCCCAGGACAGCTAGAGCGGCCATGATCTCAGCAGAAAACGCCGTGTCGACCATATTGAAGGAGATTAGGGGGATAAACCTTCCAATGTATTCTTTGGGCGTGTTATGTGTAATGGAAGGCGGAGACGACGGCGGAATTTTAAGATTCGATACGAATGGGAAGGACGTTAAAACGGCTCTAGCGTTCGGTAAACATTATGTGGCCATTAAGAAAGCCTATAGTAGGCTCCTTGTAAAGAGGGCCTTCGATGTACCTTATCATGGAGCTCCAGAAATCTCTCAGAATCAATATTAG
- a CDS encoding GntR family transcriptional regulator: MSNSLGETAYEEILKRILRGEYSQGQLLTEDKLCKDLNMSRTPVREALRVLESEGIVKKVNRSYTVIYITSDEVEKLYEVRIPLESTASKLAAIRAKVEDISEMESILKKVEEETNKESPDPSRLADLNGQFHDKVAMSTENQFLYSYLREIRLKLRVVRLTLFTSFDRRIEELKEHREILEAIKSRDQDDAYEIMINHERNVLEYLKTKVIPILLTTHK, encoded by the coding sequence ATGTCCAACAGTTTAGGAGAAACCGCTTATGAGGAGATTTTAAAGAGGATATTAAGAGGAGAGTACAGTCAAGGTCAGTTACTAACGGAGGATAAATTATGCAAAGATCTGAACATGAGTAGGACACCTGTGAGAGAAGCGTTAAGAGTGTTGGAATCGGAAGGTATAGTCAAAAAGGTCAATAGGTCCTACACGGTAATATACATAACTTCTGACGAAGTCGAGAAACTATATGAGGTCAGAATTCCATTGGAATCAACTGCAAGTAAACTAGCTGCAATCAGGGCTAAAGTAGAGGACATATCCGAAATGGAGAGCATACTAAAAAAGGTAGAAGAAGAAACAAATAAGGAAAGTCCAGATCCGTCTAGGTTAGCTGATTTGAACGGACAGTTCCATGATAAGGTCGCCATGTCTACTGAGAATCAGTTTCTTTACTCTTATCTGAGAGAGATAAGGTTAAAGTTGAGGGTAGTGAGGCTTACTTTATTTACAAGCTTCGATAGAAGGATAGAAGAACTGAAAGAACATAGAGAAATATTGGAGGCCATAAAATCAAGAGATCAAGATGATGCATACGAAATAATGATAAATCACGAGAGAAACGTCCTAGAATACCTTAAGACAAAGGTCATCCCTATATTACTGACTACACATAAGTAA
- a CDS encoding HEPN domain-containing protein, translated as MREEAEKWFRQALEDLATAKDTITTGHYYASSFWAEQAAEKALKALLIEGGKIERTHDLNALLEIIKEEMGLSVEEIRIEVNKLTLHYTISRYPDAANTVPYSLYSKEDAEELVKKAEKVIEWVKRNLH; from the coding sequence ATGAGAGAAGAAGCAGAAAAATGGTTCAGACAAGCCTTAGAAGATTTAGCAACTGCTAAAGATACTATTACAACTGGTCACTATTACGCTTCAAGCTTTTGGGCCGAACAAGCTGCTGAGAAAGCTCTAAAAGCCCTCTTAATAGAGGGAGGAAAGATCGAGAGGACTCATGACTTAAATGCGTTGTTAGAGATAATAAAGGAGGAGATGGGATTATCCGTAGAGGAGATAAGGATTGAAGTAAACAAACTTACTTTACATTATACTATCTCTAGATATCCTGATGCTGCAAATACTGTGCCGTACTCGTTATACAGTAAGGAAGATGCTGAGGAGTTAGTAAAAAAAGCGGAAAAGGTGATAGAATGGGTAAAGCGAAATCTGCATTAA